One Tachysurus fulvidraco isolate hzauxx_2018 chromosome 2, HZAU_PFXX_2.0, whole genome shotgun sequence DNA segment encodes these proteins:
- the eogt gene encoding EGF domain-specific O-linked N-acetylglucosamine transferase isoform X1 gives MPLLSFLLLFTLGTWSGAVGDPKPQMNYSSVTLPSLHIPYFLNSNTHMERVCRDDPLCPFKDALSQKKSCWGYEMSCSPEHRFSFPTCTSVDSAWARTVQMAQEIFWKQADFGYVKERLSEMKTICTPLTPGESSLKCTSHMRYCRATNLYLDLRKPRRGHERFNEDFLQKGEVGGHCRLNNEVLKAEGEHKSPLQSWFAELQTYTELDFHPIEDGHCDVIIERPTVFMKLDAGVNMYHHFCDFVNLYVSQHLNNSFSRDINIVMWDTSFYGYGDLFSETWRVFSDYDVIHLKTYDTKRVCFRDAFFSLLPRMRYGLFYNTPLISNCQSEGMFRAFSQHVLHRLNIPQEGPKRDRIRVTLLARSTEYRRILNQQELINALKTVALFEVKLVDYKYKDMPFLEQIRVTHNSDIFIGMHGAGLTHLLFLPDWAVIFELYNCHDEGCYRDLARLRGVHYLTWQRADKVFPQDKGHHPTLGDHPKFTNYTFDREEFMRLVMLAADHVRRHRAWRSTQRRDEL, from the exons ATGCCGTTGTTATCATTTTTGCTGCTCTTTACTCTCGGCACTTGGTCTGGTGCTGTCGGTGATCCTAAGCCGCAGATGAACTACAGCTCTGTGACACTGCCGAGTCTTCACATCCCTTACTTCCtgaacagcaacacacacatggAAAGAGTTTGCCGAGACGACCCTCTCTGTCCATTTAAA GATGCTCTGTCACAAAAGAAGTCTTGTTGGGGTTATGAGATGAGCTGTTCTCCCGAGCACAGGTTCAGCTTCCCGACCTGCACCAGCGTGGACTCTGCATG ggCTCGCACAGTGCAGATGGCTCAGGAAATCTTCTGGAAGCAGGCCGACTTTGGCTATGTTAAAGAGCGTCTGAGCGAGATGAAGACCATTTGCACGCCTTTAACTCCT GGGGAATCCTCTCTGAAGTGTACGAGCCACATGCGCTACTGCAGAGCCACCAACCTCTATCTGGACCTCCGGAAGCCCCGCAGGGGTCATGAGAG gtttaaTGAGGATTTCTTGCAGAAAGGGGAGGTCGGGGGTCACTGCAGACTGAACAATGAGGTGTTGAAGGCAGAAGGGGAGCACAAGAGCCCCCTGCAGTCCTG GTTCGCCGAGCTGCAGACGTACACGGAGCTCGACTTCCATCCCATAGAAGACGGGCACTGTGATGTCATTATAGAGCGACCCACAGTCTTCATGAAGCTGGATGCAG GTGTGAACATGTACCATCacttctgtgattttgtcaatcTGTACGTCTCTCAGCACCTCAACAACTCATTCAGCAGAGACATCAACATCGTCATGTGGGACACG agTTTTTATGGTTATGGAGACCTCTTCAGCGAAACCTGGCGGGTTTTCTCCGATTATGACGTCATACACCTTAAAACCTATGACACAAAAAGG GTGTGTTTCAGGGATGCTTTTTTCTCACTATTACCACGGATGAGATATGGCCTCTTCTACAACACACCCCTG atCTCAAACTGCCAGAGTGAAGGGATGTTCAGAGCATTTTCTCAGCATGTCCTTCATCGACTCAACATCCCACAGGAGGGACCcaag AGAGACCGAATCCGGGTCACACTGCTGGCTCGGAGCACGGAGTATCGCAGGATATTAAACCAGCAGGAG ctcataAATGCCCTGAAGACTGTGGCTTTATTTGAGGTCAAGCTGGTGGATTACAAGTACAA AGATATGCCATTCCTGGAGCAGATCAGGGTGACTCATAACTCGGACATCTTTATCGGGATGCATGGCGCTGGCCTCACACACCTGCTCTTCCTCCCGGACTGGGCCGTCATATTCGAGCT CTATAACTGTCACGATGAAGGCTGCTACCGGGATCTGGCTCGGCTCCGGGGCGTTCACTACCTGACCTGGCAGAGAGCAGACAAAGTGTTCCCTCAGGATAAG ggaCACCACCCTACACTCGGAGATCACCCGAAATTCACTAACTACACCTTCGACCGCGAGGAGTTTATGCGCTTGGTCATGTTGGCTGCAGATCACGTGAGGAGACACCGGGCGTGGCGTTCCACACAGAGACGAGATGagctgtag
- the eogt gene encoding EGF domain-specific O-linked N-acetylglucosamine transferase isoform X2, translating to MPLLSFLLLFTLGTWSGAVGDPKPQMNYSSVTLPSLHIPYFLNSNTHMERVCRDDPLCPFKDALSQKKSCWGYEMSCSPEHRFSFPTCTSVDSAWARTVQMAQEIFWKQADFGYVKERLSEMKTICTPLTPGESSLKCTSHMRYCRATNLYLDLRKPRRGHERFNEDFLQKGEVGGHCRLNNEVLKAEGEHKSPLQSWFAELQTYTELDFHPIEDGHCDVIIERPTVFMKLDAGVNMYHHFCDFVNLYVSQHLNNSFSRDINIVMWDTSFYGYGDLFSETWRVFSDYDVIHLKTYDTKRISNCQSEGMFRAFSQHVLHRLNIPQEGPKRDRIRVTLLARSTEYRRILNQQELINALKTVALFEVKLVDYKYKDMPFLEQIRVTHNSDIFIGMHGAGLTHLLFLPDWAVIFELYNCHDEGCYRDLARLRGVHYLTWQRADKVFPQDKGHHPTLGDHPKFTNYTFDREEFMRLVMLAADHVRRHRAWRSTQRRDEL from the exons ATGCCGTTGTTATCATTTTTGCTGCTCTTTACTCTCGGCACTTGGTCTGGTGCTGTCGGTGATCCTAAGCCGCAGATGAACTACAGCTCTGTGACACTGCCGAGTCTTCACATCCCTTACTTCCtgaacagcaacacacacatggAAAGAGTTTGCCGAGACGACCCTCTCTGTCCATTTAAA GATGCTCTGTCACAAAAGAAGTCTTGTTGGGGTTATGAGATGAGCTGTTCTCCCGAGCACAGGTTCAGCTTCCCGACCTGCACCAGCGTGGACTCTGCATG ggCTCGCACAGTGCAGATGGCTCAGGAAATCTTCTGGAAGCAGGCCGACTTTGGCTATGTTAAAGAGCGTCTGAGCGAGATGAAGACCATTTGCACGCCTTTAACTCCT GGGGAATCCTCTCTGAAGTGTACGAGCCACATGCGCTACTGCAGAGCCACCAACCTCTATCTGGACCTCCGGAAGCCCCGCAGGGGTCATGAGAG gtttaaTGAGGATTTCTTGCAGAAAGGGGAGGTCGGGGGTCACTGCAGACTGAACAATGAGGTGTTGAAGGCAGAAGGGGAGCACAAGAGCCCCCTGCAGTCCTG GTTCGCCGAGCTGCAGACGTACACGGAGCTCGACTTCCATCCCATAGAAGACGGGCACTGTGATGTCATTATAGAGCGACCCACAGTCTTCATGAAGCTGGATGCAG GTGTGAACATGTACCATCacttctgtgattttgtcaatcTGTACGTCTCTCAGCACCTCAACAACTCATTCAGCAGAGACATCAACATCGTCATGTGGGACACG agTTTTTATGGTTATGGAGACCTCTTCAGCGAAACCTGGCGGGTTTTCTCCGATTATGACGTCATACACCTTAAAACCTATGACACAAAAAGG atCTCAAACTGCCAGAGTGAAGGGATGTTCAGAGCATTTTCTCAGCATGTCCTTCATCGACTCAACATCCCACAGGAGGGACCcaag AGAGACCGAATCCGGGTCACACTGCTGGCTCGGAGCACGGAGTATCGCAGGATATTAAACCAGCAGGAG ctcataAATGCCCTGAAGACTGTGGCTTTATTTGAGGTCAAGCTGGTGGATTACAAGTACAA AGATATGCCATTCCTGGAGCAGATCAGGGTGACTCATAACTCGGACATCTTTATCGGGATGCATGGCGCTGGCCTCACACACCTGCTCTTCCTCCCGGACTGGGCCGTCATATTCGAGCT CTATAACTGTCACGATGAAGGCTGCTACCGGGATCTGGCTCGGCTCCGGGGCGTTCACTACCTGACCTGGCAGAGAGCAGACAAAGTGTTCCCTCAGGATAAG ggaCACCACCCTACACTCGGAGATCACCCGAAATTCACTAACTACACCTTCGACCGCGAGGAGTTTATGCGCTTGGTCATGTTGGCTGCAGATCACGTGAGGAGACACCGGGCGTGGCGTTCCACACAGAGACGAGATGagctgtag
- the eogt gene encoding EGF domain-specific O-linked N-acetylglucosamine transferase isoform X3, with the protein MPLLSFLLLFTLGTWSGAVGDPKPQMNYSSVTLPSLHIPYFLNSNTHMERVCRDDPLCPFKDALSQKKSCWGYEMSCSPEHRFSFPTCTSVDSAWARTVQMAQEIFWKQADFGYVKERLSEMKTICTPLTPGESSLKCTSHMRYCRATNLYLDLRKPRRGHERFNEDFLQKGEVGGHCRLNNEVLKAEGEHKSPLQSWFAELQTYTELDFHPIEDGHCDVIIERPTVFMKLDAGVNMYHHFCDFVNLYVSQHLNNSFSRDINIVMWDTVCFRDAFFSLLPRMRYGLFYNTPLISNCQSEGMFRAFSQHVLHRLNIPQEGPKRDRIRVTLLARSTEYRRILNQQELINALKTVALFEVKLVDYKYKDMPFLEQIRVTHNSDIFIGMHGAGLTHLLFLPDWAVIFELYNCHDEGCYRDLARLRGVHYLTWQRADKVFPQDKGHHPTLGDHPKFTNYTFDREEFMRLVMLAADHVRRHRAWRSTQRRDEL; encoded by the exons ATGCCGTTGTTATCATTTTTGCTGCTCTTTACTCTCGGCACTTGGTCTGGTGCTGTCGGTGATCCTAAGCCGCAGATGAACTACAGCTCTGTGACACTGCCGAGTCTTCACATCCCTTACTTCCtgaacagcaacacacacatggAAAGAGTTTGCCGAGACGACCCTCTCTGTCCATTTAAA GATGCTCTGTCACAAAAGAAGTCTTGTTGGGGTTATGAGATGAGCTGTTCTCCCGAGCACAGGTTCAGCTTCCCGACCTGCACCAGCGTGGACTCTGCATG ggCTCGCACAGTGCAGATGGCTCAGGAAATCTTCTGGAAGCAGGCCGACTTTGGCTATGTTAAAGAGCGTCTGAGCGAGATGAAGACCATTTGCACGCCTTTAACTCCT GGGGAATCCTCTCTGAAGTGTACGAGCCACATGCGCTACTGCAGAGCCACCAACCTCTATCTGGACCTCCGGAAGCCCCGCAGGGGTCATGAGAG gtttaaTGAGGATTTCTTGCAGAAAGGGGAGGTCGGGGGTCACTGCAGACTGAACAATGAGGTGTTGAAGGCAGAAGGGGAGCACAAGAGCCCCCTGCAGTCCTG GTTCGCCGAGCTGCAGACGTACACGGAGCTCGACTTCCATCCCATAGAAGACGGGCACTGTGATGTCATTATAGAGCGACCCACAGTCTTCATGAAGCTGGATGCAG GTGTGAACATGTACCATCacttctgtgattttgtcaatcTGTACGTCTCTCAGCACCTCAACAACTCATTCAGCAGAGACATCAACATCGTCATGTGGGACACG GTGTGTTTCAGGGATGCTTTTTTCTCACTATTACCACGGATGAGATATGGCCTCTTCTACAACACACCCCTG atCTCAAACTGCCAGAGTGAAGGGATGTTCAGAGCATTTTCTCAGCATGTCCTTCATCGACTCAACATCCCACAGGAGGGACCcaag AGAGACCGAATCCGGGTCACACTGCTGGCTCGGAGCACGGAGTATCGCAGGATATTAAACCAGCAGGAG ctcataAATGCCCTGAAGACTGTGGCTTTATTTGAGGTCAAGCTGGTGGATTACAAGTACAA AGATATGCCATTCCTGGAGCAGATCAGGGTGACTCATAACTCGGACATCTTTATCGGGATGCATGGCGCTGGCCTCACACACCTGCTCTTCCTCCCGGACTGGGCCGTCATATTCGAGCT CTATAACTGTCACGATGAAGGCTGCTACCGGGATCTGGCTCGGCTCCGGGGCGTTCACTACCTGACCTGGCAGAGAGCAGACAAAGTGTTCCCTCAGGATAAG ggaCACCACCCTACACTCGGAGATCACCCGAAATTCACTAACTACACCTTCGACCGCGAGGAGTTTATGCGCTTGGTCATGTTGGCTGCAGATCACGTGAGGAGACACCGGGCGTGGCGTTCCACACAGAGACGAGATGagctgtag
- the eogt gene encoding EGF domain-specific O-linked N-acetylglucosamine transferase isoform X4 yields MPLLSFLLLFTLGTWSGAVGDPKPQMNYSSVTLPSLHIPYFLNSNTHMERVCRDDPLCPFKDALSQKKSCWGYEMSCSPEHRFSFPTCTSVDSAWARTVQMAQEIFWKQADFGYVKERLSEMKTICTPLTPGESSLKCTSHMRYCRATNLYLDLRKPRRGHERFNEDFLQKGEVGGHCRLNNEVLKAEGEHKSPLQSWFAELQTYTELDFHPIEDGHCDVIIERPTVFMKLDAGVNMYHHFCDFVNLYVSQHLNNSFSRDINIVMWDTISNCQSEGMFRAFSQHVLHRLNIPQEGPKRDRIRVTLLARSTEYRRILNQQELINALKTVALFEVKLVDYKYKDMPFLEQIRVTHNSDIFIGMHGAGLTHLLFLPDWAVIFELYNCHDEGCYRDLARLRGVHYLTWQRADKVFPQDKGHHPTLGDHPKFTNYTFDREEFMRLVMLAADHVRRHRAWRSTQRRDEL; encoded by the exons ATGCCGTTGTTATCATTTTTGCTGCTCTTTACTCTCGGCACTTGGTCTGGTGCTGTCGGTGATCCTAAGCCGCAGATGAACTACAGCTCTGTGACACTGCCGAGTCTTCACATCCCTTACTTCCtgaacagcaacacacacatggAAAGAGTTTGCCGAGACGACCCTCTCTGTCCATTTAAA GATGCTCTGTCACAAAAGAAGTCTTGTTGGGGTTATGAGATGAGCTGTTCTCCCGAGCACAGGTTCAGCTTCCCGACCTGCACCAGCGTGGACTCTGCATG ggCTCGCACAGTGCAGATGGCTCAGGAAATCTTCTGGAAGCAGGCCGACTTTGGCTATGTTAAAGAGCGTCTGAGCGAGATGAAGACCATTTGCACGCCTTTAACTCCT GGGGAATCCTCTCTGAAGTGTACGAGCCACATGCGCTACTGCAGAGCCACCAACCTCTATCTGGACCTCCGGAAGCCCCGCAGGGGTCATGAGAG gtttaaTGAGGATTTCTTGCAGAAAGGGGAGGTCGGGGGTCACTGCAGACTGAACAATGAGGTGTTGAAGGCAGAAGGGGAGCACAAGAGCCCCCTGCAGTCCTG GTTCGCCGAGCTGCAGACGTACACGGAGCTCGACTTCCATCCCATAGAAGACGGGCACTGTGATGTCATTATAGAGCGACCCACAGTCTTCATGAAGCTGGATGCAG GTGTGAACATGTACCATCacttctgtgattttgtcaatcTGTACGTCTCTCAGCACCTCAACAACTCATTCAGCAGAGACATCAACATCGTCATGTGGGACACG atCTCAAACTGCCAGAGTGAAGGGATGTTCAGAGCATTTTCTCAGCATGTCCTTCATCGACTCAACATCCCACAGGAGGGACCcaag AGAGACCGAATCCGGGTCACACTGCTGGCTCGGAGCACGGAGTATCGCAGGATATTAAACCAGCAGGAG ctcataAATGCCCTGAAGACTGTGGCTTTATTTGAGGTCAAGCTGGTGGATTACAAGTACAA AGATATGCCATTCCTGGAGCAGATCAGGGTGACTCATAACTCGGACATCTTTATCGGGATGCATGGCGCTGGCCTCACACACCTGCTCTTCCTCCCGGACTGGGCCGTCATATTCGAGCT CTATAACTGTCACGATGAAGGCTGCTACCGGGATCTGGCTCGGCTCCGGGGCGTTCACTACCTGACCTGGCAGAGAGCAGACAAAGTGTTCCCTCAGGATAAG ggaCACCACCCTACACTCGGAGATCACCCGAAATTCACTAACTACACCTTCGACCGCGAGGAGTTTATGCGCTTGGTCATGTTGGCTGCAGATCACGTGAGGAGACACCGGGCGTGGCGTTCCACACAGAGACGAGATGagctgtag